The DNA region CAGCATCACCTCTATAGATCCACACTTTTACACCTATCAATCCCGCTTTAGTCTTTGATTCAGCAAAACCATAATCTATATCGGCTCTTAAAGTTTGAAGAGGCACTTTCCCACTCTTGTAGGACTCTGCTCTTGCAATCTCATTTCCGCCAAGCCTGCCAGCACAGTTTATCTTTATACCCTTAACACCGTTTTCATTAGCCATCTGCATAGCTCTCTTCATAGCTCTTCTATGCGAGACTCTCTTCTCCATCTGAAATGCAACGTTCTCAGCAACAAGCTGTGCATCGGCAGCAGGAAACTTGATCTCTTTTATGTCAATTACAATCTCCTTATTTTTGACAATACCCTGTAAAGCTTCTTGAATTTTGTCTATCTCAACTCCCCGTCGGCCTATGATAACTCCAGGACGCGAGGTATGTATTACTACTTTTACTTTTTCAGAATATCTTTCAATATCTATGCTGGAGATACCAGCATATCTCAAACTATTTTTAATATATTTACGTATCTTATAGTCTTCGCCTATAAAAACCTTAATATTCTCAGTCTGTGTAAACCATCTAGATTTCCACTGCTTTATATATCCAAGCCTATACCCAAAAGGGTGAACTTTATGACCCATCTATCTCTTTCCTCCTTTTGCTACTTTAGCTTTAGCCATCGTCGAACCTTTGCTCTTATAATCAAGTTCTATTGTAATATGAGAAGTCCTTCTCTTTATTGAAGAAGCCCTACCCATTGTCGCAGCTCTAAACCTACTTAAAGCAGGACCCTGATTTGCATACACACCTGATATGTAAAGACCCTCTTTTTCAATAGAGTTATTGTTCTTAGCATTAGCTACTGCAGATTGAAGCAACTTAACTACAATCGGAGCCCCTTTCTTATTTACATTCAAAAGCAGGCCTTCAGCAGAGATAACGTCCTTACCTCTAATCAAATCTAAAACCAGCCTCACCTTTAAAGGCGAAATTTTCACAAACCGTGCATGTGCTTTTGTAACTGCCATAATAATACCTTATTTTTTAGTTATCTTTGCTTTTGATTTAATACCACTATGTCCTCTAAAAGTTCTAGTCAGAGCAAACTCTCCCAGTTTATGACCAACCATCTTCTCTGTAACGTGAAGCGGAATAAAGCTTCTACCGTTATGTATCTCAAAAGTAAAGCCTACGAACTCGGGTATCACAGTTGAACGGCGAGACCAAGTCTTAATCGGTTTCTTTTCACCGCTTTTGGACACCTTCTCTACCTTTCTCATTAAATGTTCATCCACAAATGGACCCTTTTTCAATGACCTAGGCATACTATTTTCTCCTTTTTACAATAAATTTATTAGACTGCTTATTCTTATCACGTGTCCTAAGACCCTTAGACGGCCATCCCCACGGAGAGCACGACGGCCTACCACCGGATGTATCACCACCCATAGGATGGTCTACCGGGTTCATCGCTACACCCCTAACCTTAGGTCTCTTTCCAAGCCATCTATTTCTTCCTGCTTTACCAATTGATATGTTCATATGATCAGAATTTGCTACCTGACCTATAGTCGCATAGCATTTAATGCCTATCCGCCTAACTTCACCTGAAGGCATCTTTATATGTGCAAAATCACCCTCTTTTGCCATAACTTGTGCCCAGCATCCGGCAGAGCGTACAATCTGAGCTCCCTTGCCTTCGGCTAGCTCTAAATTATGAATAGATATCCCACTAGGGATATTCTTAATAGGCATAGAGTTGCCGGGTTTTATTTCAGCGCTCTCAGAAGAGATAACAGTATCGCCTACTTTTAAACCCAAAGGCCAGAGAATATATCTTCTCTCCTTATCTGTATATTCTAATAACGCAATTCTAGCGCTTCTATTAGGATCATACTCAATCGCTATTACCGTTGCCTCCATATCTCGCTTATCTCTTTTAAAATCAATTCTTCTATAACGCCTCTTAACTCCGCCGCCACGTCTACGTACCGTGATATGGCCATGATTATTCCTACCAGCTTTCTCGCTTAAAGGCTCGAGAAGAGATTTCTCAGGACTCTTCTTTGTTATCTCCTTAAAATCAGAGTAACTCTGAAACCTCAATGATGGAGTTAATGGTCTTCTCTTTTTAATAGCCATAATTATCTCATTCTATCGTATAGCCCTTAACCAGGGTTACTATTGCTTTTTTGCCGCTGGAAGTCTTGCCGGGTTCAGTCCATTTCAATCTTCTTGGTTTCGGAACTATCCTAACCGTAGCAACAGACTCAACCTTTACTTTGTAGATCTTCTCAACAGCCTTCTTAATATCTATTTTATTAGCTCTCTTATCAACCTCTATAGTGTATTTGTTGTACTGAGCGAGCATAGAACCCTTCTCTGTTGTCAGCAATCTCTTTATCACTTTAAACTCATTCATTTTTTCTTTATCCTCTCACCAACTACACTTAAAGCCTCTTTAGATAGAACTATTTTTTTACAATTTAAAACATCGTAAGCATTTAAGTTGATAGATTTTTTCACAAAGACACCCTCTATGTTCCTAGAAGATAAGTACAGATTATCTGATACATTTTCCGATACGAAAAGAGTCTTGAGCTTATCTAATTTTAAATCTTTAACTATCTTTACAAAACTGCTGGTTTTAGGTTCATCCATCTGGAAATCTTCTATTAAAATCAACTCTTGATCTAGCAGTTTAGCGTTGAGTGAGGACTTCAAAGCTTCTATCTTCATTTTCTTAGGAATCCTCACAGAGTAATCTCTCATCCTAGGACCAAATACAGTTCCACCGCCCCTCCAGATGGGAGATCTATTACTACCGACTCTGGCACGTCCGGTACCTTTCTGCTTCCAAGGCTTACGGCCGCCGCCGCTTACTTCTCCTTTGGTTTTAGTCGAAGCTGTACCCTGTCTTTTATTTGCAAGGTAAGATGTTATAACCTGATGTAAGAGTTCTTTATTTACGCTGCCATCAAAAACATCCTTATC from Candidatus Kaelpia aquatica includes:
- the rplD gene encoding 50S ribosomal protein L4, whose translation is MKKIDYTIDILNISGDKVADFELDKDVFDGSVNKELLHQVITSYLANKRQGTASTKTKGEVSGGGRKPWKQKGTGRARVGSNRSPIWRGGGTVFGPRMRDYSVRIPKKMKIEALKSSLNAKLLDQELILIEDFQMDEPKTSSFVKIVKDLKLDKLKTLFVSENVSDNLYLSSRNIEGVFVKKSINLNAYDVLNCKKIVLSKEALSVVGERIKKK
- the rplV gene encoding 50S ribosomal protein L22; translated protein: MAVTKAHARFVKISPLKVRLVLDLIRGKDVISAEGLLLNVNKKGAPIVVKLLQSAVANAKNNNSIEKEGLYISGVYANQGPALSRFRAATMGRASSIKRRTSHITIELDYKSKGSTMAKAKVAKGGKR
- the rpsC gene encoding 30S ribosomal protein S3: MGHKVHPFGYRLGYIKQWKSRWFTQTENIKVFIGEDYKIRKYIKNSLRYAGISSIDIERYSEKVKVVIHTSRPGVIIGRRGVEIDKIQEALQGIVKNKEIVIDIKEIKFPAADAQLVAENVAFQMEKRVSHRRAMKRAMQMANENGVKGIKINCAGRLGGNEIARAESYKSGKVPLQTLRADIDYGFAESKTKAGLIGVKVWIYRGDAVLEKEAVRGES
- the rpsS gene encoding 30S ribosomal protein S19; translation: MPRSLKKGPFVDEHLMRKVEKVSKSGEKKPIKTWSRRSTVIPEFVGFTFEIHNGRSFIPLHVTEKMVGHKLGEFALTRTFRGHSGIKSKAKITKK
- the rplB gene encoding 50S ribosomal protein L2 produces the protein MAIKKRRPLTPSLRFQSYSDFKEITKKSPEKSLLEPLSEKAGRNNHGHITVRRRGGGVKRRYRRIDFKRDKRDMEATVIAIEYDPNRSARIALLEYTDKERRYILWPLGLKVGDTVISSESAEIKPGNSMPIKNIPSGISIHNLELAEGKGAQIVRSAGCWAQVMAKEGDFAHIKMPSGEVRRIGIKCYATIGQVANSDHMNISIGKAGRNRWLGKRPKVRGVAMNPVDHPMGGDTSGGRPSCSPWGWPSKGLRTRDKNKQSNKFIVKRRK
- the rplW gene encoding 50S ribosomal protein L23, with amino-acid sequence MNEFKVIKRLLTTEKGSMLAQYNKYTIEVDKRANKIDIKKAVEKIYKVKVESVATVRIVPKPRRLKWTEPGKTSSGKKAIVTLVKGYTIE